Sequence from the Mycteria americana isolate JAX WOST 10 ecotype Jacksonville Zoo and Gardens chromosome 5, USCA_MyAme_1.0, whole genome shotgun sequence genome:
GTAGGTGCTTAGCCCAGTTCACAGATTATTTGATTCCTCTTGGGGAATCAGTTCTTCACTCCTAGGGACAGTTTGGATTTCTCCCCTGAATCCCCCCACTTTCTTGCCTAGAGGTAcactgaggtgaagaaggtgttCACTCTGTTATTGTGCTACTGCCGTGAAAGAAGTTAGCTGTaccatcattttatttttagaagaaacatAAGTGTAACAAAACACTTTGgttttaaattcttaattttcagaACTCAGCCTCACAATGACACCAAAATTAGAAGCAAACTACTGGGCAGCGAGAGGTGCCTGATGAGCTCTGTGGATTTGTTTCCAGGTGTACAGGAACTTACTTTTGTAGAGGAAAGTGCTGAAGCGCCTCCATACAATGGGTGGAAAAGAGATCAAATCTCAAAGCGGGAGGGAGCCTTTTCCTATGTTATGTGGTTAATGTATAGAATAGCAGTGAGAGCGGCCCTAGGGGAACCTCCGGCCGCAGGAGGTAGAGCCCCCCCCGAAACGACCTCCTCCTTTTGCAGGTGCCTCCAGACCAACGGGACCCGGGGCTGCCCCAACTGCCGCCGCTTGTCGGTGAAGCCCGGCTACGTCTGACCGCCCGTGGGGCTCGGCCTGCGCCGCCACGACTGCTGGGGCCGCGGGgtcccccgcgccgcccggggcCCTTCAGGCTGGGCCTGGGTCTGTgctgggcggcgggggcggcctcGGTCTCCTCTCCGCGTGGCCGGCTCGGCGTAGCCCGGCCCCGATCCCTCCCCCCTCGCTCCTCTGTACGGGGATTGCCTGTAATAAACGCTATcgctgccgctgcccccgcctgcctccaccgccggcccccgcgccgcggcccctCACGGGTGGGGCCGTGGGGGCAGCAGCGCTCGCTCCCGCCTCCGCCGGGCTCCGCCCCTGCCCCgcaccaagatggcggcggggccATCACTCAGCAGATTTGGCCGGTGGCACGTGACCGGCGCGGCGGCTTCCCCATCGCTACCCCCGCCGGCAGATTCGGCACATCCGTCGGGCCGCTGTCTGGGCGGAGGGGCCGCAGGGGCCGCGACGGGGCGCCGAGGAAGAAGAGGGGGCGCGGGGCCCCCGAGCCGCCTgtcccgccgcctcccgccctgcTCCCGCGGCGAGGAGCGCGGAATCTGCCGCCCGGAATCCGCCGCGTTGTGCGCTCGCTCCCTGGCTGCGTGAAAGATGGCGTCGGTGTGGGATGAGTCCgaggtgaggggccggggggccgccgccgggcgcgggggtGCGGtggcggggcgaggggcagcggGGTCGGGGCGAGGCGCGGGTCGGGCCGAGGGTGACGCTGCCGGTGTGCCCCCGCAGGATGGCGTCGGCGAGGAGGTGCTGAAGATGTCCACGGAGGAGATCGTGCAGCGCACGCGCCTCCTCGACAGCGAGATCAAGGTAGCGGCCAAGGGCCGCCCGCTgcgggcgggccggggagcggagcggggccgcgccgggccgggccgggccgcaccaGGCCGGGCCGTCTgcctgcggcggggccgccctCGGGAGCGCTGCGCTGCTGGTGCTCGGGGGGGGCGGGCTTCGCACAGTCGTGAGGGCAGAGCCGAGGGCGATGAAAACTACGGTGCAGTTGACTCGGTCGGGATTTAGTAGACCGAGGAACAGTAAGCCGCGAACGTAGGGCTGAAGTAGTAAATAAAAGAGCTAGGGCCCGGGGGAGCTGAGGCGACGGTTATTCTGCAGAGCCTTAGTAGCTCGGATGCTGTAGCTAAAGGTACACAATCCTCCCAGCTCTCGTAGGcacaggggaaggggggagcctGTTCCATGGCCTGGGTGAGGTGGGATCATCgggtaattcaggttggaagggacttcagaagATCTCTAGTCcagcctgctcagagcagggtcagccgTAACCTAGGCTGCTCAGGACTTTATCCGGTTGGATCTCGAAAGCCTCTAAGGACAGAGATtgcaccacttctctgggcattCTGTGCCACTGCTTGGCTGTCCTCGTGAGGATAAAGGTTTGCTTTACATACAGCCTGAACCTCTTTTGTGTCAGTCTTTGTCTGTTGTCTCATCCGCCCACTGTGCGCTGCTGTGAAGTGTCGGGTTCTGGCTTCTTGATACCTTCCCCAGTAGttctcttctccagctgaacAAGCCCACTTCCCTCAGCTACTTCTCACAGggcctgtgctccagccccctggcCATCTTGGTGGCCCTATGCTGAACTCAGTCCAGTTTATCAACGTCTTTGCTGTATGGGGAGGTCCAAAACTGCACAGAGTGCTCTAGATAGGATCTAACAAGTGTTGAGTAAAGGGGGCCAATTGCTTTTCTCCATCTACTAGCTACACTTCTGTTAGTACAGCTCAGGATGGTGTTTGCCACCCTTGCTGtcagggcacattgctggctcgttTTCAATTTATTGTCCACGGAGACCCCCAGGTCtctttccgcagagctgctccccagccagccagtCGCCAGCCTGTGTCATTGCAAGgtgctcttccttcccaggtgcggggttttgcatttgtccttgaaTTTTGTAAGGTTTCTGTATGCCTATTCATTCCTCCAGTCTCCCAAGGTCCCTCTgagtggcagccctgcccttgagcaCAGAGTCTGTGCcccccaatttggtgtcatctgcaaacatgACGAGAGTGCACTCTATCACCTTGTCTAGCTCATTCATAAGGATGTTAAGTAGGACAGACCTGGGTAGACCTGTCCCAAGATAGAGCCATTTCACATAAAAGAGCACTTACAACTTTAGTATAAGTTTGTCTCTACTGCCTGATGTTAGCAATATTGagataaattatttcataaattcTACAGAGCAACTTCATCCTACTGCTACAGGCTTCACAAGTAATTCGGACTTGTTAACATACTTTCCTATTCTTTAAAGACAGCAAAGATAAATGtgtgtcttatttttaaattatagaatACAGTAAGGAGTAAAAGCAGCCTTCTCTATTTTATAGTAAGAGCATCATAATTGAGGTGGCAGAAATGTTTATTGGCACCCTCCTTTCATGCAGTTTTCCTTGAGTGTTTCCCAGactgtgtttattaaatcaaatttctaaatttttagcatttttatgtaACAAATTGTATATTGGCTCCTGTAATGGTTCTGTCCTGTGAATGTGTTACAGTTCAGTATTATGCTTAGGCATCAAGAGTTTTAACAAGATAGTTTTTTAAATAAGAGTGGATTTCCCCGTTAAACAGAATCACGTAAGCCAATTCGGGTATAACCAGTTCTCCTGAGACCATTTGGTGCTACACTCGCTTCAGTGGGGATCGCAGACTGTGTGTTTTCAAACTGTGTGACTAaccaggagagggaggaaaacgTATGTGGGTGTCAGCCAGACAGCACTGGGAAACATCTGTATTGGGTGCCTTAGCCTTGGGTATAGATATACTTAGTGTTGAATGGTGAGTACAGAACTTCTTTTCTTATACATGTTTTCCATTACAGTTAGTAGACTCATAgaatagttcaggttggaagggacctttaaaggccatctagtccaacccccctgcaataagcagggacatctgcaactggatcaggttgctcagagccccgtccagcctgaccttgaatgtttccagggatggggcatctaccacctctctgggcaaccttttccagtgtttcaccaccctcatcgtaaaaaatctctcccttatatctagtctgaacctaccctcttttagtttaaaaccattaccccttgtcctatcgcaacaggccctgctaaataagcctgtccccatctttcttataagccccctttacgtactgaaaggccacaataaggtctccttggacccttctcttctccaggctgaacaaccccaactctctcagcctcagcctttcctcatgggagaggtgttccatccctctgatcatttttgtggccctcctctggacccgctccaacagctccatgtccttcttgtgctgagggctccagagctggacgcagtactccaggtggggtctcaccagagcagagcagaagggcagaatcacctccctcgacctgctggccacgcttcttttgatgcagcccaggatacggttggccttctgggctgcgagcacacagtgctggctcatgtccagcttttcacccaccagtactcccaagtccttctcagcagggctgctctcaatcccttcatcccccagcctgtattgataccaggagTTGCctcaacccaggtgcaggaccctgcatttggccttgctgaacctcatgaggttcacacaggcccacttctccagcttgtccaggtccctctggatggcatcctgtccttctggcgtgtcaactgcaccactcagcttggtgtcatctgcaaacttgctgagggtgcactcgatcccactctCTACGTcgctgatgaagatattaaacagtactggtcccaatacggacccttgagggacaccactcatcactgatctccatccggacattgagctgttgaccacagTAGCAGTAAAAGCCtcagaaaagttaaaattataTAAAGACGTAGGATTTTGAGCTTTCTGTCATACTACTAATATacgtttggtttgtttctttttttcctataggaAGGTTTTATATCTTATTGAAGCCTAGGCTAAGGTTAATTCAAACCATAAATTACTGGTCATAAATTGAAAAAATTAGAGATTCCACAGGGATATAAAGATGACCTTGTAACTGTGAGGGCAGTCAGACAGTGGAACAAGTTGTTCCAGAGTAATTGTatagtctccatccttggaagttttcaagattcAGTTGGGCAAAGCCCTGAGCCACCTAGTGAGAGCCCAcggctgaccctgctttgagtaggaggttgaACTAGTGACCCCCTGAGGTCCCTCTGAACCTGAGTTGTTCTATGAGCCCACGCTCCATTGTTTTCCACAGGACCTGGCTATCTTTGTGGGGAACAAGTACTGGATATTACTCCAGTGTTGACTGTTTTAAggagaacaaaaattatttttcccctataGAGACAGCTGATGTGTTTGTTTCTCAGATGTAGGTCTTGATACGTGTGGTCTTGTCAAATGTAACAGCTTTATAAAAATGGCACCTCTGTTTCTCTTTGTTCCACTGGAAGCAGCGGTGGTACATCTCTTTGCAAAGGTGCTGCTAGTCCTACTGCTCTTAGTAGACACAAGCCTCAGTTCTGCTATTCCCCATTCATAGTTTCAGTTTACTTTGATTCTCTATGGTGATACTTTCAGTTTAGGGtttttctggctgtttttctATGCTATTGCATGTCATCACTTCAGTGTTCCAGCACACAATTCTTCTTTAAACCCAGCAAAACATAACTTTAAAATGGGTGTGTGTACATGGATGCATATAgatatgcacgtgtgtgtgtatctaGTTACCTGCGTATCCACATATATTAAAAAGGAAGACCACACAGTTGCCTCATCTAGGTCATATCACATGACCTAGTCACATGGTGCATTGATCAGGCTAACGTTATCCAGTGACACTGGGAAGAAATTACTTAGGGATATTGATTAGCTGGAAACCATAATGGACTGCATAGCCTTGATTCCTAACCAGTTTTGGCTCATTTGCtggcttttcctcttttgctATTACGTTTCCCTTTATACCCACTATTTCCTCACTTATGTTTTTATAACTGTTTTACTTTCAGAATACTGGATTAATTTTATCTTGCCTTAGTCTTCTAATATTATTCTTGTCTCTTCTTTCTGCGTCCTGATTCCAGATCATGAAGAGTGAAGTACTGAGAGTGACCCATGAGCTTCAGGCCATGAAAGACAAGATCAAAGAGAACAGTGAGAAGATCAAAGTGAACAAAACCCTGCCGTACCTTGTCTCTAACGTTATTGAGGTGAGAGCAGTGCACTCTTCTGCAGCAATGTGAGAagtgggagggagaagggcagaggaGGTCATCAGTACTTTGAGACATGGCATATTCTCAAACTACTGATGCTCCTGGAGCCAGGACTTTCAGgtttttctgttagttttgttTGTGACCTGGAAGTGCAGATCACTTGTCCACTTCTTGTCTGGGTCGTTCCTTAGGTGTTGGCTACTGTTCATCTGTAAGTAACATAGCCATCAGAGGGTGACACAGCCTCACTTAGCGTAGACTTGGGCGTGTGAAATTTGGTACGTGCTTTCTGAAACTTGTGAGACAGTGAATGAAAAGCAGTGGCTCTGTTACTACCTCACATTCTTTCTGTAATTCAGTAATTTTGCTGATCTCCTAAAAAATGCTGATagttttctacttttaaaaaagggCATTGGTTTGTACTAGTGTTTTAGAACTTAATGAACTTAAGGTTTAAGGTGACCTGCCATGATGGGAGGAGAAATCGGTGTCATTAGCTGCTACTTTGATCTGGCCTTTAAAGCGTTTTTCTATGCGCTATTGTGTGCTGCTTcatgaggaaaggaagaaattcatTTTTATAGGAGGGCTTTAATGCTTTCAGGATTCTACTGCTGATGGATGCTGGGAAGTTTTATTTCTCCTACTGCATGTAATTTAGAAGCGTTAATCCTGGGGTCATCCTGCTAGCCTGGTTACGTTATCATGAAATCTCTCACTCTGGTTTTCAGCTGCTGGATGTTGACCCCAATGAccaggaggaggatggagcaaACATTGACCTGGATTCCCAGAGAAAGGGCAAGTGTGCTGTGATCAAGACCTCTACGCGCCAGGTAAGACCCATGTGCCCAGCTAGGTGTGAGGAGTGCTGAAAAGGACCTTATCCTAGTACGGCTGGTTTTGCTTACTTTGACTCCTTTCGTACAGACATATTTCCTGCCTGTTATTGGGTTGGTTGATGCTGAGAAGTTGAAGCCTGGAGACCTAGTGGTGAGTGATGCTGTTGTGACTTTTAGATATAATGTTGGCCAGAAAATTGTACATGTCTGGCCCTTTAGAAAGGAGACAAACCTGTCCAGATTTCACCAAGATTATTTCTGtactaaaattttaataaaaagatattaTGGGTTCAGTCATATCTGTAGTACAGAAAAGTAGTTGGGGGGTGTCTTTATACATACAATTAGGTGCTGAAAATTTAGATATCACCTAATAAGCTTCCTAAACCCAATCTTTTGTATCATAAGTAAATCGGGccccttctttttaaaatgtgctagGTTAGCTGTGGCATTGTCCACTGTACCAAGCTGTGGTGCTTTGATGAGTGCCAGTGTCAAAGCTTGACCTGCATCCTTGAGGTCTAGTGAATCACCTTTGATTGCGTGTTTACTAATTGCTATCTGAAGGGCCTGTTAAAAGCAAAGGACTTGTGTTTACAGGGAGTGAACAAAGACTCTTACTTGATCCTGGAGACTCTACCTACTGAATACGATTCACGGGTGAAAGCCATGGAGGTGGATGAGAGACCCACAGAGCAGTACAGTGACATTGGGGGGCTGGATAAACAAATCCAAGAGGTGATACTTTATGTTTAGTTTCTGGTCCGACTGAGGACAACAGTCTTTGAACTTCAGCTCAAAGCAGGCAGCCTGGATCTGTGGAGTAGAATGAGtttatgtattaatatttttcttttgctgtagctCGTGGAGGCCATTGTCCTGCCAATGAATCATAAGGAGAAATTTGAAAACTTGGGTATACAGCCGCCCAAAGGAGTCCTTATGTACGGGCCTCCAGGAACAGGGAAGACACTTTTAGCTCGAGCATGTGCTGCCCAGACCAAGGTAAAAGGATCCTTTGAAAGCGTGTGCTGCTGTGGAATAGTACCTGAAAAAGAATAAGAACACCTCCAAGGGGAGAGGGGTCATACATATAAACTAGTGGTACAGAGGCTGGGATTTTCTTgtctgtttgcttgcttgcttgttttaattAAGGGCTTCTTGTAGTACTCAAAACTGACCCTATTGAGAAACGAGGCATAAGATTCTCTTTCATTTCCCAGGCTACATTCCTGAAGCTTGCGGGTCCACAACTTGTGCAGATGTTCATTGGCGATGGAGCTAAGCTGGTACGCGATGCTTTTGCTCTAGCAAAGGAAAAGGCTCCTTCCATCATCTTTATTGACGAACTGGATGCCATTGGCACTAAAAGGTGAGGTGTAGGCCACGTGGCAAAGCTCTTGGGAGCTGCCTAGCAGCCCTCTTTGCCTGTGGATGTGAGAGAAGCCTAGCTTAAAGCATGGCCTATTCAGAAACAGTGTAAAAGCCAATCACAGATAGCAGTTGCCACAATTCTTGGGCTCATGAGCGAAGTTCATGAGTCTTGGGATCTATCTGATGGTCTCCTGCTGTATAAAACTGTCTTCTGATAACTGCATCCGGCACATGGAGGTGTTTACCCTCATTTACTGCTTGGGCCTGGACAACAATAGCCCCATTCAGCTCTAAGGACATAATAAGACTTAGCTGCTGCTGAGAGTTATTCTAGTCGCAGTCCTCATCAAGGTAGGACTTCCTGCAGTTTCAAGGATGAATTTGGAAGACCTTGGCCAAGGAGTGTGAACTGcagtctttctgtctttttatatgATTAAAAACATAGGGGCAGGGTAGTCAGGCTCACACTGATAGTTttacccttttttcctcctcaggttTGATAGTGAGAAGGCTGGTGATCGGGAGGTGCAGAGGACCATGCTGGAGCTGCTTAATCAACTTGATGGTTTCCAGCCCAACACACAAGTCAAGGTTGGGATCTAGCAGAGAGTGCTACTGAGGTCCAGGGCACTCTCGCAGGGGATAGAAAACAATGTCCAGGGAAGAAGCTTGGTGGATCCTTGGGGAGGAGAGGCCTGTCCTCCAAGTGCCTCAGACTGATGACCCTACTTCTACTTAGGTGATTGCTGCAACCAACCGGGTTGATATCTTGGACCCAGCTTTGCTCCGCTCTGGACGATTAGATCGCAAAATTGAGTTCCCGATGCCTAATGAGGAGGCCAGAGCCAGAATTATGCAGATCCATTCACGCAAAATGAATGTCAGGTATGGAAGAGGCATGGCCTTCTGGGGCTATGTTTGTCACTCATGATGGTACCTCAGGGCTGTGGAGTGGTAGGTGCTCTCTTTTGTTGAGAGCTCACTGTTGGGTTTTAAGGAAGCTCAGTACCTTGGTGTTTCTATTTGGTACATgttctcagactttttttccccccccctcacGCTCATATCAGCCCTGATGTGAACTATGAGGAACTGGCTCGCTGCACAGATGATTTCAATGGAGCCCAGTGCAAGGCTGTGTGTGTTGAAGCGGTAAGTATTGCTctacagcagccagcactgaTAGGAGAAAGATGTGAAAGCTAGCATGGAGTAATTACTTTGAACTGATATGGTGCTCATATGCTCTCCCTAAATACTGTCTTGTTGGGCAGGGGATGATTGCCCTCCGCCGTGGAGCTACAGAGCTCACCCATGAGGACTACATGGAAGGAATCCTGGAGgttcaagcaaagaaaaaagccaatCTGCAGTACTATGCCTGATCTCTGCCCAGTCAAGGTTGTGGCCTTGGCAGAGGACAGGACTAGACTGGACTGTACCACTTactttctgtctggaaaaaataaagcgttttttccctctaaaaacaAATCCATGATGTGTTGGGGCTGTTGCCCTTGCTCGGTGGTTCTACATCTGCAAAAGGGAAGGTGAGAACCTCCTGTCCACGGTGCCCATTATGCTGCCTTTGGAGCCTCCTCCTGCTAGAACTGGATTAAATCCCACTCTGCTACTTCTGGATGAGGACCAACAGGTTAACCTGCAGTAAGTGTACTTTGAAATTGATGATCTGCAGCTCATACAGCATCCCCTGTTTTTACCTGTGCAGCCAGTGAACACACTGTACAGCTTTGTTAGAGTCTTAGAAACTTTTGAACTAACGCTCATTTTGCAAGGGAGAAGTGAACGCAATTCACACATGAATGATGTTTTAACTTTGTCTTTTAAACTTAACTCTGGAAGCTTTAACACCGTTGCTGATATGTATGTGAGCTCTCTGGTGAATCAGTCCGGTAATTAGTCAGAAAGAATTCAAGGTTTCATCCACTGAGCAAGTCTTTCAGTACTTTTAATGCCAGTTGAGAATTAcaacttccatttaaaaattacacttttcatAAATACACTGACTTTAGCATTAAGTATCTTACATGccactgtattgtattttaaatacaatgtaaACATCTCCAAATGCTGGCCATCTCATCTTTACCTGTGCAGTTTTTGGACGCTTGGGAGAGGGGCGGGGATGTGAGGGAAGAAAGAATagatgaatgaaagaaaaatgcaccCCAAAGTACTTTGGCTGATGTTCCTGAGTTAGCCCTAGTACTTGCACTGGTTCCAAGGTCCTTACTGCTCATTTTGGAGAGGGAGCTTGTTCCAGCGGAGCGTGCGTGTTCTTGACACACTGTGCTCGGGGCATTTGACATTAGAAAGGGGTGAGTGGTGAAGTGAGCAGAAGCCACGCGTTCCTGAGGAAAATACATTGCGGTTCCTTTGGACATTAATATTAGAGGGGGCTGTACATCTTCTGCTATTTTAGCAGTACGGCTATTTGAGCTCGGGGAGAATTACTCATCTCCTTTCACACAACAGGAGTTGCACCCACAAGTTAGTTGGGGGGTGAAAGTTGATCCCGGCAGCTCAAACTATGACATACTTTCAGAAATATATCCTGTCCTGTAGGGGAATAGTTACAAGCTGCATGTTGCATACAGCTCCCCATTAAAACAAGGGTATGTTTGTTAGTTAGCCAAATGAGTAACCTTACCTGTGTAAGCAGCTGAGGAAaactttcccctcctttcctaaAGCCAGTAAGAGTTTTCTTTAGAGTCTTGCTGCTCAGTTACATCCGGCTCTTTTTGGAAACAGCTTTAGTAGTGAGTAAATAGCTGATACTACAGCATGGAATAGCACAGATTTCtgatttaaatgaattaataCTAAGAATGGGCTAATTCTTTGGCCTAAACCTCGGCTTAGATCAAGGTTCTTTTGGGAAATGATGGCCTGAGCCAACACTAGACATGCCTGTTGCAAAAGTGTTCAAGCCAACTTCACGTAGCTCCTTGCCCTCATTTGGGTCTGAATTACACAGACCTGCAGCAATAGAGTTGGTGCGTAA
This genomic interval carries:
- the PSMC3 gene encoding 26S proteasome regulatory subunit 6A isoform X1, giving the protein MASVWDESEDGVGEEVLKMSTEEIVQRTRLLDSEIKIMKSEVLRVTHELQAMKDKIKENSEKIKVNKTLPYLVSNVIELLDVDPNDQEEDGANIDLDSQRKGKCAVIKTSTRQTYFLPVIGLVDAEKLKPGDLVGVNKDSYLILETLPTEYDSRVKAMEVDERPTEQYSDIGGLDKQIQELVEAIVLPMNHKEKFENLGIQPPKGVLMYGPPGTGKTLLARACAAQTKATFLKLAGPQLVQMFIGDGAKLVRDAFALAKEKAPSIIFIDELDAIGTKRFDSEKAGDREVQRTMLELLNQLDGFQPNTQVKVIAATNRVDILDPALLRSGRLDRKIEFPMPNEEARARIMQIHSRKMNVSPDVNYEELARCTDDFNGAQCKAVCVEAGMIALRRGATELTHEDYMEGILEVQAKKKANLQYYA
- the PSMC3 gene encoding 26S proteasome regulatory subunit 6A isoform X2, which produces MASVWDESEIMKSEVLRVTHELQAMKDKIKENSEKIKVNKTLPYLVSNVIELLDVDPNDQEEDGANIDLDSQRKGKCAVIKTSTRQTYFLPVIGLVDAEKLKPGDLVGVNKDSYLILETLPTEYDSRVKAMEVDERPTEQYSDIGGLDKQIQELVEAIVLPMNHKEKFENLGIQPPKGVLMYGPPGTGKTLLARACAAQTKATFLKLAGPQLVQMFIGDGAKLVRDAFALAKEKAPSIIFIDELDAIGTKRFDSEKAGDREVQRTMLELLNQLDGFQPNTQVKVIAATNRVDILDPALLRSGRLDRKIEFPMPNEEARARIMQIHSRKMNVSPDVNYEELARCTDDFNGAQCKAVCVEAGMIALRRGATELTHEDYMEGILEVQAKKKANLQYYA